The DNA segment TCGGCGGCGAGAACCACAACGGTCGCCTCTCCCCTCCCATGCCGACGCGCTTCGCCAATCCGTTTGCGCCGGACCTGCCCGCACCCGGCAGGGGCGACGGCGACGCCGCGCCGGCCAACGCGCCGATGCATACGCCCGGCATGTTCAGCGAGCGTGAGATCGCCGGCGCGATCGATGCGATCCGGGACGGTCGGCCCGTGCCGGTCTCGACTTCGTCCGGCCTCTCGCGGACGGGCGTGCCGGATCGCCGCGCGTTGGACAACTCCATCGACTATGGCCCGTTCGATGGCGGTATCCACACCATGCCGGACATGACCCTTCAGCCGTACTACACGCCGCCGCGTGAGGAGGCGCCTCGCATCCAGCCGCCGGCCGCGCGCGAGCGGGGGCTTGCGATGCTCGCCGAAGGGCGTGCGGCCCACGCGCGGGCCGCACTGCGGGACCACCTCTCCGACGACCCCGAGGATGCCGAGGCCGCATTCGCACTCGGAGTTGCGGCCGTGCTCGCGGGCGACGCGCCGGGCGGCGTCGCGTCGATCACGGAAGCCCTCTGGATCGACGGCGAAATCGCGGGACGAGCGGACCTGCTCGACACGCTGCTGCCTCGCACGGCTGACCGTCGCAAACTGACGCAGGCCCTCGTGCCCCACGCCGAGCGTGCCCGCACCGGCGAGGCGTACCTGGCCGCGGCGTTCTCGGTGCACGCCATGGGCAACACCGGTCGTGCGCTCGAACTGATCCGCAAGGGCGAGCAGGCGGGCCTGGATGCCGACCTCGCGGCCCGGCTCGCTGCCGCTTGGACCGCCCCTCGTCGGTAAACTTGTCAGGGCACATGCGCGGTTCCCACGAAACGAGCCGCAACCGTGAGGGAGCGGTTCCCCACGCAAGGAGGCCGCAATGTTCCGGTCAACCACAATCCGCATGTCCGCGCTTCTGTGCGCGATCGCCGTCGCGCCGGCCTTTGCTCAGCACACCCAGCCCACAACCGGCGGCGTGCGCGTCACGCTGCCGAACGTCTACGGCTTCAACCGCTCGCTCCCGATGGAGCGCACCGCGGACATCACGCCCATCCGTTCCGTGACCGTGCCCGCCGTGGTCGGCTCGCCCGTGATCTTTACGACCGGCCGGCGCGTGTACGTGCAGGAGTCCGGCTTCCGGCTGAACGCCTCGTACTCCGGCGACCGCTGGTCGATCGACGCTCGTCTCGGCTCCGACCCCGTGCAACTCATCGACGGCCGGTGGGTCACCGTCCCGGGCTACCGCTACGTCTATCCGCGCTATCCGTACACCCGCTATTACGACCGGTGGAGCGGCTACTACCCGCGCTACCCGATCGACGGCACGCTGACCGCGCCGCCGCAGATCGTGTACGTCACGCAGCCCACACAGCCCGCCGCGCAACCCGAGCCGCTCACGCCCATCGAGCGGGCGCGCGTGCTGCTCCGTTTCGAGCAATCGCAGGAAGCGGTTGCGGCCCTGCGCGAGCATCTGCGCGACGACCCGGAGGATGCGCCCGCCATGCGCCTGCTCGGCCTTGCGCTCATCGAGTCCGGCGATCCGGCCCAAGGCGCGGCCGTGCTCGCCCTCGCCTACCGCACCGATCCGACGCTCGCCGGCAACCCCGCGGACCTCGACCTCTTCGCGGGCCGGCCGGGCCGGGCGCGGAGCATGATCGACCGCTCAATGCAGTACGCCGCGCGGGCAAACTCGGCCTCCGGGTGGCTCGCGGCGACGGTGATGCTGCACGCCGACGGCCGGGCCGCCGCCGCCCGCCGCGTGCTCGAACGCGCCCGCGAGGCGGGCCTGGAGTCGGAGGTCTACGACCGACTCTCGGCGCAAGTGGGGTTCCCCGGTCGAGGGTGACCGTTCGTCTTGCCCGCCCCTTTCACGCGGCTATTGTTCAGGCCCTGCGCGGACGGTGGGTCCGTGCCGACAAATCGGTGCCGGTTGCACCACCGAGCCTGCCCGCACCCCTGGCCGGGGCGGGTCTGAGCCGGGCTTTGCCCGGGGCCGGTGGGAGGTGGAGTCCGATGGCCAAGAAAGAAGTCGTCAAATCGTTCAAGCTGATGGCCCCCGGTGGGTCGGCCACGCCCGCGCCACCTCTCGGCCCCGTCTTGGGCGCGAACGGCGTCAACCCGGGCCAGTTCATCCAGCAGTTCAACGCGGCGACCGCGAAACTGGGCGGGAAACTGGTCGGGTGCATCGTGACGGTCTATAGCGACCGCTCGTTCACCTTCGAGATCAAGAGCTCGCCGGCCTCGGTGCTCATCAAGGAGGCCGCGGGGATCGAGAAAGGCTCGGGCGTGCCCAACAAGGAGAAGGTGGGCACGATCACGAAGTCGCAGGTGCGGAAGATCGCGCAGGAGAAGCTCGCCGACCTGAACTCGGGGAGCGTCGAGGCGGCGATGCGCGTGGTCGAGGGCACGGCCCGTTCGATGGGCGTCACCGTGGTGGAGGGCTGAGCCATGCCGAAACTGAGCAAGCGAGCACGCGCCAACGCCCCTCTTGCCCCGCAGTCGCCGCTGCCGATGCCGGAGGCGATCGCCGCGCTGAAGAAGTTCAAGCCGCCGAAGTTCGACCAGACGGTCGAGGTGGTGATGCACCTCGGCGTGGACGTGAAGCAGGCGGACCAGAACCTGCGCGGTTCGGTGAGCCTGCCCCGGGGGATCGGCAAGACCAAGCGCGTGGTCGCGTTCTGCACCGCGGACGTGACGAAGGACGCGCTGGCCGCCGGCGCGACGAAGGCGGGCGGCGAGGAGCTGGTCGCCGAGATCGAGGGCGGGTGGATGGACTTCGACGTGGCCGTTGCCAGCCCGGACATGATGCGCGTGATCTCGAAACTGGGCCGGGTGCTCGGGCCGAAGGGGCTGATGCCCTCGCCCAAGAACGGCACGGTGACGAAGAACGTGGTGGACGCGGTGAAGGAGTTCGCCGCGGGCAAGGTGGAGTATCGCACGGACAAGAGCGGGAACGTCCACGCGATCATCGGCAAGATGTCGTTCCCGGAGAGCGACCTGCTGGAGAACCTGCAGCACTTCGTCGCCACGATCGAGAAGGCGAAGCCCTCCTCGGTGAAAGGGACGTACGTCAAGAAGATCAGCGTCTGCGGCACCATGACCCCGGGCGTCCAGGTGCAGTACGCCTCGGCAGTCCCGACCGCCTGAACGACCCCCAAGGGGAACGACCATGTCCAAAGCCGTCAAAGAGATCATCATCCGCGACTACCGCGACCGGCTCAACGGCGTCGAAGAGATGCTGCTGGTGAGCATCCGCGGCGTGAGCGCGAACGACGCGAACAAGATCCGCTCCGGTCTCGCGAAGAAGAACATCCGAGTGACCGTGCTTCGCAACACCCTCGCCCGCAAGGCGTTCGAGGGTACGCCGCTCAGCGCGCTCGAACCCATGCTCTCCGGCCCGACCGCCGGGGTGTACGGCGGCGAGACGGTCGTTGAGGTCGCCCGCGAGATCGTCGAACTCGTCAAGACCTTCCCCGGCATCGAACTCAAGGGGGCGGTGCTCGATGGCGAGCTGTACGCCGGCGAAGAGGGCGTCAAGCGGCTGAGCACCATGCCCACGCGCGAAGAGGCGATCGCGCAGGCCGTCACGCTCATCCTTAGCCCGGCCCGCAAGCTCGCGGCCCAGATCAAGGGACCAGGCTCGCGCCTGGCGGGCGTCGTCAAGACCATCGAAGAGAAACTGGAGAAGGGCGAGACGATCGCCAAGTCCGCGTGATCGAACGAAGCAGGCATCCGCGTCCGACTGGCCCCGCACGGGGTTAAAGCGCCGAACGGTTCGGCCCCTCTCGGGCGAGTGCATCGACAGAACGAGGTTCCACCATGTCCGAGACCGCAACCAAGGAGTTCTCCGCGAAGATCACCAAACTCGGCGACGAGCTTGCCGGGCTGAGCCTGAAGGAAGCCGTCGATCTGGGCGACTACCTGAAGGAGACCTACGGCATCGAGGCCGCGGCCGGCGGCGCGGTCGTCATGGCCGGCCCGGGCGGAGGCGGCGGGGCTCCGGCGGTCGAGGAGAAGACGGAGTTCGACGTCATCCTCAAGGCTGCAGGCGCCGAGAAGATCAAGGTCATCAAGGTTGTCCGCGAGGCGACCGGGCTTGGCCTGAAGGAGGCCAAGGATCTGGTCGACGGCGCTCCCAAGCCCGTCAAGCAGGGCCTCTCGAAGGAGGATGCGGACAAGCTGGCTGCGGCTCTGAAGGAGGCGGGCGCCGAGGTCGAACTGAAGTGATCCATCGGCCGGACACCCGGGGGCAGGGCAAGAAGCCCTCCCCCCGGGTGCCTTTGTCTCTCGGGAATCAAATCAGGTAGTTTCCCTTGTTCTCGGACGTTCGTAGGGCTGGGACAGGGCGGGCTATACTGCTGGGTTCTGGGTCGAGCATCTGGCACAAGGCGTCGGGGCAGCGTGGCAGCAGCGGGGCAGGCTTGAACACACAGGCAGGGCTGACGGCGTGCGCCGCGCACAGCGCGGACGAATGCCGTAGTCAAACCATCACCGCGAGGTAGTTGATGGCAGGGAAGACCGTGCGCGAAAAGAGGGTGCGCAACTACTCGAAGCGCGGGGACGGGATGAGCATCCCGGACCTGACGGAACTTCAGGGGCGTGCGTACGAGCGGTTCCTCCAGTTGAACAAGGGTCCGCACGAGCGCGACCCGTCGCTCGGGCTGGAGGCTCTCCTCCGGGAAGTGTTCCCGATCGAGAGCTACGACGGCACGATGCGCCTGGAGTACTTGCACTACACGCTCGACGAGCCGCGGTATACGCCCGACGAATGCCGCGAACTGCGTCTGACGTACGGGCGTCCGTTCCGCCTTGCGGTTCGTCTTCAGCGCGACAACCACGCCGACCTGCCGGAAGAGGACATCTTCCTCGGCGAGTTCCCGATCATGATGGGCGGCGGCGAGTTCATCGTGAACGGCGCGGAGCGCGTCATCGTCAGTCAGTTGCACCGCTCCCCCGGCGTGGACTTCCAGATCGTCTCCAGCGAGGGCGACCGCCCGCTGCACTCGGCACGGATCATCCCCGAGCGCGGCTCGTGGATCGAGCTGGAGGTGACAAAGAAGGATGTACTGGCGATGAAGATCGACCAGTCCACCAAGATGGCGGCCACGACCTTCTTGCGCTGTCTGGACGAGTCCGTCGCCTCGACCGACGCGATCATCTCCCTCTTTTACGAGGTCTCCGAGATCAAGGCCGCGGACGTGCAGCCCGAGCACTGGGCCGCCCAGTCGATCATCGACACCGAAACGGGCGAGGAGTTCGTCCATGTCGGACGCCAGATCGGCGACAAGGCGGAGGCCATCCGTTCGTCGAGCCTGAAGAAGGTCCGCGTGGTGCAGAACCCGTCGGACGAACTGATCCTGAACACGGTCGCGGAGGAGAAACTGGAGCAGTTCGAGGCGGCCACCGACCGCGAGAAGGCGCTGCTGAAGGTGTACTCGCGGCTGCGTCCGGGCAACCCGCCGCAGGTGGACAAGGCGCTGCAGCTCTTCAACGAGAAGTTCTTCGACGAGAACCGCTACCGCTTGGGCAAGGTGGGCCGATTCCGCATCAACCGGAAGTTCGACCTGGACACGCCGGATGACGCGATGTTCCTCTCGTCGGAGGACTACCTGAAGGTCATCGCGTACATCCTCGACCTGCGCTCGAACCGCCTGGACCCGAAGACGGGCAGGCCCGCCGCCCAGATCGACGACATCGACCACCTCGGCAACCGCCGCCTGCGCACGCTCGACGAACTGGCGGTGGACGAGCTGCGCAAGGGCTTCCTGAAGCTGCGGCGCACCGTGCAGGAACGCATGAGCGTGAAGGATCCCGAGGAGGTGACGAAGATCGCCGACCTCGTGAACTCCAAGAGCATCTCGTCGGCGATCGACTTCTTCTTCGGGCGCTCCGAGCTGAGCCAGGTCGTGGACCAGACGAACCCGCTCTCCACGCTGGTGCACGAGCGCAGGCTCTCCGCGCTCGGGCCGGGCGGGCTGAACCGCAAGCGCGCCGGCTTCGAGGTCCGCGACGTCCACATCTCCCACTACGGACGCATCTGCCCGATCGAGACGCCTGAAGGCACGAACATCGGCCTCATCGCGTCGCTGGGCATCTTCGCCTCCGTGGACGAGTACGGCTTCCTGCGCACGGCCTACCGCGTCGTGAAGAACGGCAAGCCCACGGGCGAGGTCGTACACCTGCGCGCCGACGAGGAGATGAAGGCCGTTCTTGCCCCCGCGGACGCGGTGGAGCCGGACGGGAAGCTGCGCGCCGGGACAATCCTGGCCCGCGTGGACAGCGAGCTGAAGGAGATCGACTCGGGTCAGGTGGACTATCTCGACATCTCGCCCAAGCAGATCGTGGGCATCTCGGCCGCGCTGATCCCGTTCCTGGAGCACGACGATGCGAACCGCGCGCTGATGGGTTCGAACATGCAGCGCCAGGCCGTGCCCCTCATCCGCGTGGAGCCCCCGGCGATCGCGACGGGCGTCGAGACGCACGTCGGCATGAACTCGGGCATGGTGGTGCGGGCGAAGCGAGGCGGGACTGTCACCTTCGCCGATGCCGAGCGCATCATCATCGACAACGCGGACGAGTATGTCCTGCGCAAGTTCGTGGGCCTCAACGAGCGCACCTGCCTGAACCAGCGCCCCGTCGTCCGCTCCGGGCAGAAGGTCGAGAAGGGGCAGGTCATCGCCGATGGCGCGGCCACCTGCCAGGGCGAGCTCGCCATCGGCAAGAACGTCCTCATCGCCTTCAACACTTTCGACGGGTACAACTTCGAGGACGCCATCGTCATCAGCGAGCGGCTGGTGAAGGACGACGTCTTCACCAGCATCCACATCGACGCCTTCGACGTCGAGATCCGCGAGACCAAGCTCGGACGCGAGGAGTTCACCCGCGACATCCCGAACGTCTCGGAGAAGATGCTCCGCAACCTCGACGACAACGGCGTGATCCGCGTCGGGGCGCGCGTCGGCCCGGGCGACATCCTCGTCGGCAAGGTCAGCCCCAAGAGCAAGACCGAGCTGACCCCCGAGGAGAAACTGCTGCACGCCATCTTCGGCCGCGCGGGCGAGGACGTGAAGAACGACTCGCTCGAAGTGCCCGCCGGCGTCGAGGGCATCGTGATCGGCACGAAGAAGTTCTCGCGCCGCACGCACATGAACGAGGCCCAGAAGAAGCAGCAGAAGAAGGACATCGAGGCCTACGAACGCTCGATGGACGTGAAGGCGATCGATCTCTTCCGCGAGATGACCGCCGCGATCAACGCGATCACCGGCTCCGAGATGGTGGACCCGATGACCCGCCAGAAGGTGGGCGCGAGCGACATCCCGGAGGTCATCCTCGAACAGATCAAGACCTTCGACGTGAAGTGGATCAAGGGATCGAAGGAGACACGCGAACGCGCGGAAGTCGTGCAGAAGCAGTACTGGCCGCGCATCGAGGCGATCGAGCAGGAGAAGCAGCGCAAGGTCTCGCACATGAAGCGGGGCGACGAGCTGCCCTCCGGCGTGCTGGAGATGGTGAAGGTCTACCTCGCCTCGAAGCGCCACCTCTCGGTCGGCGACAAGATGGCGGGACGCCACGGCAACAAGGGCGTCATCGCCCGCATCGTGCCCGAAGAGGACATGCCGTTCATGGAGGACGGCACGCCGGTGGACGTGCTGCTGAACCCGCTGGGCGTGCCCAGCCGCATGAACGTCGGGCAGATTCTCGAACTGCACCTCGGCTGGGCGGCGCACGTGCTGGGCTTCCAGGCCGTCACGCCCGTGTTCGACGGCGCGACGGAGGAGGAAATCCACGCGGCGATCGAGGAGGCGAACGCGGACGTCGAGCGGCGCACCCGCGAGTACGAGGAGCAGGGCCGCTGGCCGCACCCGCGCGAGATCCTGGCCAGGATGCCGCGCGGCGGGAAGATCCAGCTGTACGACGGCCGCACGGGCGACCCGTTCAAGCAGCGCACCTCCGTCGGATTCATGTACCTGCTCAAACTGCACCACCTCGTGGACGACAAGATCCACGCCCGCGCGACCGGCCCGTACTCGCTCATCACCCAGCAGCCCCTCGGCGGCAAGGCCCGCACCGGCGGGCAGCGCTTCGGCGAGATGGAAGTCTGGGCGCTGGAAGCGTACGGCGCGGCGTACATCCTTCAGGAACTGCTGACGGTGAAGTCAGACGACGTCGAAGGCCGCACGAAGATCTACGAGAGCATGGTCAAAGGCACGAACAAGCTGGAGGCGGGCATGCCCGTCGCCTTCGACGTGCTGTGCAACGAACTCAAGGGCCTGGGCATGAACGTGACGCTGGAGAAGCGGCGGCTGGACACGGGCGCCCTGCTCTAGCAGGACGCGGTCGGGGCCGCGTGCGCCGAGGACTGCACGCCGCGCCGGGCACGACATGGTCCGCTGTCCTCGACGGTCGACGAGCGAGAACTGAGCCGCACACATCGCGGGAGTAGACACGAATGTCCGACACCGTGTACGAGAGAGTGAACGACTTCACCGGCGTGAAGATCACCCTGGCGTCGCCCAACGACATCCGGGCCTGGTCGTACGGCGAGGTGAAGAAGCCCGAGACCATCAACTACCGCACCTACCGCCCCGAGAAGGACGGCCTCTTCTGCGAGCGCATCTTCGGCCCCGAGCGCGACTACGAGTGCGCCTGCGGCAAGTACCGCGGCACGAAGTACAAGGGCATCATCTGCGACCGCTGCGGCGTGAAGGTCACGCACTCACGCGTGCGGCGCAAGCGCATGGGGCACATCAACCTCGCCGCCCCCGTCGTCCACATCTGGTTCTTCAAGAGCATGCCCAGCCGCCTCGGCACGCTGCTGGGCATGAAGACCTCGGACCTCGAAAAGGTCATCTACTACCAGGATTACGTCGTGGTCGATCCCGGCGACACCGACCTCAAGCCCCGCCAGATCCTCACCGAGGACGACCACCGCGCCAACGTGGACAAGTACGGCAACGCGTTCCGGGCGCTGATGGGCGCGGACGCCATCCGCGAACTCATCGAGCGGCTCGACCTCGCGAACGAGGCCGAGCAGCTCCGCACCGAACTGCGCGAGACTCGCTCCAAGCAGAAGATCAAGGACTACGCCAAGCGGCTGAAGCTCATCGAGCAGGTCCGCGGCAGCGAGAACCACCCGGCGTGGCTGGTGATGGACGTCATCCCGGTCATCCCGCCCGACCTGCGCCCGCTCGTGCTGCTCGAATCGGGCAACTTCGCCACCAGCGACCTGAACGATCTCTACCGGCGCATCATCAACCGCAACAACCGCCTGAAGAAACTGATGGACCTCAACGCCCCCGAGGTCATCATCCGCAACGAGAAGCGGATGCTGCAGCAGGCGGTGGACGCGCTCTTCGACAACGGCCGCTGCCGGCGCCCGGTGCTCGGTTCGAGCAACCGCCCGCTCAAGTCGCTGACGGACATGATCAAGGGCAAACAGGGCCGGTTCCGCGAGAACCTCCTCGGCAAGCGCGTGGACTACTCCGCGCGATCCGTCATCGTGGTCGGGCCGGAGCTCAAGCTGCACCAGTGCGGTCTGCCCAAGAAGATCGCCCTCGAGCTCTACCAGCCCTTCATCATCCGCAAGCTCAAGGAGCAGGGCCTGGCGGACACCATCAAATCCGCCAAGCGCATGCTCGAACGGCGCGACGCGGAGGTGTGGGACATCCTCGAACAGGTCATCTACCAGCATCCGGTGCTGCTGAACCGCGCCCCGACGCTGCACCGCATGGGCATCCAGGCGTTCGAGCCGGTGCTGGTCGAGGGGAACGCGATCCGCATCCACCCGCTGGTGTGCGGCGGATTCAACGCCGACTTCGACGGCGACCAGATGGCCGTCCACCTCCCCCTGAGCATCGAGGCGCAGGCCGAAGCCCACGTGCTCATGCTGAGCACGCACAACATCTTCTCGCCCGCGAACGGCAAGCCGATCATCTCGGCGTCGCAGGACATCGTGATGGGCGTGTACTTCCTGACGACGGAAGTGCCCGATTCACGCCCGGTCGAGCAGCTCCGCTCGTTCAAGGACCGGCACGAGGCGATCCTGGCGTACGAGCAGGGCGTGATCGACATCCACGAGTTCGTCACGGTCCGGATCGAGGAGTTCCGCAAGATCGTCTCCTCGCAGGGGGGCGCGCCGGCGGACTTCCCCGCGAGCCGTCGCATCCGGACGACCGTCGGGCGAGTGCTGTTCTCCGACATCATCGAGGAAGCGAAGCGCATCGCACGCCGCGAGTGGACGACCGAGCTGGGCCTGGCCGCCACGGACGAGCGGCGCGCCGAGTGCCGCCAGCGGCTCGAACAGGTCGAGCACATGCCCTACTACAACTGCGCGCTGGGCAAGAAGGGGTGCGCGCGCGTCATTGACGACGTGTACGACCTCTGCGGCCGGCCCGCCACGATCGAACTGCTCGACCTGATGAAGGAGATCGGGTTCAAGCAGTCCACGCTCGCCGGCCTCTCCTTCGGCGTCTACGACATGCGCATCCCCGCGGAGAAGAGCGAGCTGCTCGCCGAGGCCCAGCGCAGGGTCGATCGCGTCGAGAAGAACTACGACCGCGGCATCATCACGCACCGCGAGCGTTACAACCAGCTCCTCGACATCTGGGCCCACTGCCGCGAGGAAGTCACCACGAAACTCATCGAAACCCTCAGGCACGACCGGCGCGACGAGAACGGCGAGTACGCCGACATCGCCTCCGGCGCGGGCAGGCACTACCTCAACCCCGTCTACCTCATGTCCGACTCCGGCGCCCGCGGCAACATCAGCCAGATGATGCAGCTGGCCGGCATGCGCGGCCTGATGGCCAAGCCCTCGGGCGAGATCATCGAGACCCCCATCCGCGCCAACTTCCGCGAGGGCCTCAACATCCTCGAGTACTTCTCCTCGACGCACGGCGCCCGCAAGGGGCTGGCGGACACCGCCCTCAAGACCGCCGACTCCGGCTACCTCACCCGCAAACTCTGCGACATCGCCCAGTCCGTCATCGTGGGCGAGCACGACTGCGGCTCCAGGCGCGGCATCGTCAAACGCGCCATCTACAAGGGCGACGAGATCGACGTTCCCCTCCGCGACCAGATCGAGGGACGCGTCAGCCTCAACAACATCGTCAACCCCATGTACGACACGCAGATCGTCCGCGAGAACGAGATCATCACGAGGGAGATCGCCAAGAAGATCGAGGAGCTCGGCATCGAGGCCGTCTACGTCCGCTCTCCCCTCACCAGCGAGAGCAGCACCGGCTGCTCGGTCATGGACTACGGCCTGGACATGTCCACCGGCAAGCCGGTCGAGATCGGGATGGCCGTCGGCATCATCGCCGCCCAGTCCATCGGCGAGCCGGGAACGCAGCTGACGATGCGCACCTTCCACACCGGCGGCATCGGCACACGCTCCGTCGCCGAGAGCGAGTACCGCGCCGGCGTCGCCGGCACCGTCGTCATCCGCGATTGCAGCGAGGCCCCCGTCACCGACGAGGACGGCCGCGAAGTCCTCGTCTCTCTCAAACGCAACGGCGAGATCGCCATCTTCGACGCCAAGGGACGCGAGGTCGAGAAGTTCAAGGTGCCCTACGGCGGGTTCATCCTCGTCAAGCCCGGGCAGGAAGTGAAGAAGGGACAGGAACTCGTCAAGTGGGACCCGCACCGCACCCCCACCCTCGCCGAGAAGCCCGGAAGGGTCCAGTTCGTCGACATCGTCCTGGGCGAGACCTACCGCGAGGAGGACGCCGGCCATGGCCGCGATAAGGCCAAGGTCGTCATCGAGCACAAGGGTGACCTCCACCCCCAGATCAACATCGTCGATGCGCAGGGCAACATCCTCGACTTCCACTATCTCCCCGCCAAGGCTCGCATCGAGGTCAAGGACGGCCAGGAAGTCCAAGCCGGGCACATGCTCGCGCGCCAGCCCCGCGCCGCGGGCGGCTCGCAGGACATCGTCGGCGGCCTCCCCCGCGTGACCGAGATCTTCGAGGCCCGAAAGCCGAAGGATCCCGCCTACGTCGCCGAGATCACCGGCCGAGTGGAACTCCTCTCGGACAAGCGCAAGGGCAAGATGACCATCCGCATCACGTCCGACTCGGGCATCGAGAAGGACCACCACGTCCTGTCGGACAAGCACCTGCTCGTGCACGGCGGCGACTTCGTGCAGGCCGGCGACCCGCTCACCGAAGGCCCGCTCGTGCCCCACGACATCCTGCGCATCAAGGGCGAGGAAGCCCTCTGGACCTACATGCTCGACGAGGTGCAGAACGTCTACCGCGCCCAGGGCGTCACCATCAACGACAAGCACATCGAGCTCATCCTGAGCCAGATGCTCCGCAAGGTGAAGATCGAGAACACCGGCGATACCGACCTGCTGCCGCAGGAAGTCGTCGACAAGTTCCAGTTCCGCCAGACCAACAACAAGATCGCCTCGATGCTGCGCGTGGTCGAGTCAGGCGGGACGGACCTGCGCGTGGGCGAACTGGTCCACAAGGACGTGGTGAAGGAGGCGAACGCCAAGGCCGAGGCCGAGGGCAAGGAGC comes from the Synechococcales cyanobacterium CNB genome and includes:
- the rplK gene encoding 50S ribosomal protein L11, whose translation is MAKKEVVKSFKLMAPGGSATPAPPLGPVLGANGVNPGQFIQQFNAATAKLGGKLVGCIVTVYSDRSFTFEIKSSPASVLIKEAAGIEKGSGVPNKEKVGTITKSQVRKIAQEKLADLNSGSVEAAMRVVEGTARSMGVTVVEG
- a CDS encoding 50S ribosomal protein L1; translated protein: MPKLSKRARANAPLAPQSPLPMPEAIAALKKFKPPKFDQTVEVVMHLGVDVKQADQNLRGSVSLPRGIGKTKRVVAFCTADVTKDALAAGATKAGGEELVAEIEGGWMDFDVAVASPDMMRVISKLGRVLGPKGLMPSPKNGTVTKNVVDAVKEFAAGKVEYRTDKSGNVHAIIGKMSFPESDLLENLQHFVATIEKAKPSSVKGTYVKKISVCGTMTPGVQVQYASAVPTA
- a CDS encoding 50S ribosomal protein L10, producing the protein MSKAVKEIIIRDYRDRLNGVEEMLLVSIRGVSANDANKIRSGLAKKNIRVTVLRNTLARKAFEGTPLSALEPMLSGPTAGVYGGETVVEVAREIVELVKTFPGIELKGAVLDGELYAGEEGVKRLSTMPTREEAIAQAVTLILSPARKLAAQIKGPGSRLAGVVKTIEEKLEKGETIAKSA
- a CDS encoding 50S ribosomal protein L7/L12 produces the protein MSETATKEFSAKITKLGDELAGLSLKEAVDLGDYLKETYGIEAAAGGAVVMAGPGGGGGAPAVEEKTEFDVILKAAGAEKIKVIKVVREATGLGLKEAKDLVDGAPKPVKQGLSKEDADKLAAALKEAGAEVELK
- the rpoB gene encoding DNA-directed RNA polymerase subunit beta translates to MAGKTVREKRVRNYSKRGDGMSIPDLTELQGRAYERFLQLNKGPHERDPSLGLEALLREVFPIESYDGTMRLEYLHYTLDEPRYTPDECRELRLTYGRPFRLAVRLQRDNHADLPEEDIFLGEFPIMMGGGEFIVNGAERVIVSQLHRSPGVDFQIVSSEGDRPLHSARIIPERGSWIELEVTKKDVLAMKIDQSTKMAATTFLRCLDESVASTDAIISLFYEVSEIKAADVQPEHWAAQSIIDTETGEEFVHVGRQIGDKAEAIRSSSLKKVRVVQNPSDELILNTVAEEKLEQFEAATDREKALLKVYSRLRPGNPPQVDKALQLFNEKFFDENRYRLGKVGRFRINRKFDLDTPDDAMFLSSEDYLKVIAYILDLRSNRLDPKTGRPAAQIDDIDHLGNRRLRTLDELAVDELRKGFLKLRRTVQERMSVKDPEEVTKIADLVNSKSISSAIDFFFGRSELSQVVDQTNPLSTLVHERRLSALGPGGLNRKRAGFEVRDVHISHYGRICPIETPEGTNIGLIASLGIFASVDEYGFLRTAYRVVKNGKPTGEVVHLRADEEMKAVLAPADAVEPDGKLRAGTILARVDSELKEIDSGQVDYLDISPKQIVGISAALIPFLEHDDANRALMGSNMQRQAVPLIRVEPPAIATGVETHVGMNSGMVVRAKRGGTVTFADAERIIIDNADEYVLRKFVGLNERTCLNQRPVVRSGQKVEKGQVIADGAATCQGELAIGKNVLIAFNTFDGYNFEDAIVISERLVKDDVFTSIHIDAFDVEIRETKLGREEFTRDIPNVSEKMLRNLDDNGVIRVGARVGPGDILVGKVSPKSKTELTPEEKLLHAIFGRAGEDVKNDSLEVPAGVEGIVIGTKKFSRRTHMNEAQKKQQKKDIEAYERSMDVKAIDLFREMTAAINAITGSEMVDPMTRQKVGASDIPEVILEQIKTFDVKWIKGSKETRERAEVVQKQYWPRIEAIEQEKQRKVSHMKRGDELPSGVLEMVKVYLASKRHLSVGDKMAGRHGNKGVIARIVPEEDMPFMEDGTPVDVLLNPLGVPSRMNVGQILELHLGWAAHVLGFQAVTPVFDGATEEEIHAAIEEANADVERRTREYEEQGRWPHPREILARMPRGGKIQLYDGRTGDPFKQRTSVGFMYLLKLHHLVDDKIHARATGPYSLITQQPLGGKARTGGQRFGEMEVWALEAYGAAYILQELLTVKSDDVEGRTKIYESMVKGTNKLEAGMPVAFDVLCNELKGLGMNVTLEKRRLDTGALL